ACACCGCCTCAGTCCCTGAATTTCAAGAAAATGAGTCGAAAAAGCCGACACCTTTCTCTTTCTCTCCCACACCACATAAACTCACATCTCTCTCTCCTACGTgagttgtaataaaaaaaaatatatatatataaatgtgtGTGTAtacatatgtatgtatatatatatatatatatatatatatatacatacacatgtgaatttattttttttttgaacggcacatgtgaatttttttattgtcCACCATTcatgataataatatttatatattaaatatataattttgatatcttTCAATATGGATGGATGAAGGAGAGTAGGATTGATAGTCAACAAAACTGACTGTCTACGTCTACACACGATGACAGCACAAGTGGCATAAACAGAATGATGCGGATTTCAGATCTATTTCAACCGACAAACATTTGCGAATTGCTCTCCATCCCTTTAGATAGTTTCATTTAACTTTCTGAATATGATGCGGATTCGATTTCCTTTTTCCCGTTGCCCATTGTTTTTAAAGCAAGCATTGATCGCTAGTTAACAAATTCTCATTCTCGTTTCTTGGGGGGCTAATCAGAAGCTTAAAAaggtctcttttttttttttttttgcggcATCAGGCGTGATTTCGGTTCTAAACTTTCTTGATCTGTTGTTTGCATTttcaagattttatttttttgcaaaGGAATGTGACTGTATTTGAAAATGTTGGAAGTTTTATCTTTTTTATGGGAATTGGTTTAATGTGAATCTGTTGCTGGATTTGGGAATTTTTAACTCTTAATTGGCATTAGTTGATTATAATTACCTTTCTATATTAGTTTCTCGTACTATCTTGTTCTGGGTTGGCTTAACATTGACAAGATTCTGTGTTTTTTTCACTGTCTATGAGGTCTTCTAACTAAAAAAGGCAGTTGGCTTTCTTGTACTTCTGtgaaaacatgaacttgtaatgCTTGATTCAGACACAGAGTTTGAAATGAACCAAAAAAGGAACTCTTGATTTGCCAGATTTGTTGTTTAGTTGTTTGATGTGGTTTCTTTGCTCCCGGATCAGTTAAACATGTCTTTGTTATGAATGAATTTTTGGTTCAGGTGTGGGTTGTAAGATAAACTATCACTGATTCACTGTGACATTGTTTGGTGTTGGTGTATACCAGGTCTGACCATTGCTGTGAGACTGGTGTTTTCAATTTTGGAACTGACCATCCACTTACGAGAGAATATGGATTAGAGTTTCGTTTGTGATGGTTTCGATTTAGATTTGGTTATGGCTCGAATTGAGTCgaaatttcaaattaaaaatacagcTTGATTTTATTGGATGTGAATTTAGGAGTTCaacttatataaatttaattggTTACATGTACTTCGATTCTTAGAACTTAAGATTGATTTATTGTTTCGTATTGATTCTGGGAACGAAATCGAACAGTAAGTCAATTCAAATTGTGGTCGGCCTACTTTTCGATTATTTGTAAAAGGTGCTCCAGataataaatttttcattttctgatattaaacatttttataatCAATGAACATACCAACGAAGAATCTTTTCCAAGTATATACAAGGTTTCGAATAATGTAGCCTCGGATCTTTCCGCGAGATGAACAAAGTGGTCAAATTTAATATCGTGGCATTGGTAACATAAACTGTCCTTATGTGCCGGATTGCTTCAAGAAAGTGGTTCTTTGGAATTGTCACCAACTGTTGAGCTTGTTTGCACTTGAGCCAATATTGAAGCCTTAATTATTTTGTGTTCTCTGTGGTTTACGAAGCTTGCTTATATCCTCCGTCAATTTTATGTTTCTAAAACTTGGTAGTTTATAATTTCATATCGCTCTTTCTTTGACAGAACAATCTGGGAATCTGACCTTTTTGGACGATTAAATCTATCATCGGTCAAGATTAAGTTGAAGTCACCATGTTTCGGCAATCGCCACGCAGGAACCCAAGAAATAAAGGATTCAAAGTGAAGCATGTTCTGCAGCTATGTTTGCTTCTTGGAGTGGGGATTTGGTTGCTCTACCAAGTCCAGCACTCCCGTGACAAGAAGGAATCCTATCGAGAAAATACAAAAGTTTCAGAGAAGGTGCAGGACGGAGTCGACACCATTAAGCTAGGGAGAAAGGATCTTTTGCCTaaaccagaagaagaagaagaagaagatccCGTAGATGAGATGCCTAAGGAGGAGACTTCTGAGGAAAAACCAATGAATTTTGATGATGAAAATAAGCTTGAAGACCGGGGGCGAGTTCAAGAAAATACAGAAGAGGGAAGTGAAAATCGAGAGAGTGAAGAGACTGAAAGTACTAATGTGAACGATGAAAGTAAAATAAATGGTGAAGAGCCAGAAAGTACGGTTAGAGATGGTGAAGGAAGTAAAGAAGAGGGAAATggagaaaataatgaaaaagaaGGTGAGGAGAAGGCAGATGTGGAGCCTGATGTTGAAGAGGGTAAGGTTGACGATAGCGACAATGAACGTGTGAAAATTGACGAAACATATCAAGGTGGAGAGAATGGCAAAGAAAGCAAGGGGGACGAAGGTGAGGAAAAAGCAAATGTGGAGCCAGATATTGAAGAAGGTAAGGTTGACAGTAGTGAGAATGAAGGTCCGAAAATTGATGAAAGAAGGAACGAGGAGAAAGTTGATGAAGAGAAGGTCGTTAATGAAGGGGTTGGTACAGAGAACAAAAATGAAGAATCAACAGAGCACGAGAGCAAAAGTGGTGATAAAAAGGAAGAAAATGGAAGTGGAGAAAAACATGATAATGAAGAGAAAGATTCGAAGGAGAGGAATGGAAAGAATAGTGCAGAAGATATAGAAGAGCATGAGGGAAACAACATGATAGATGAGAATAAAGATGGGTCGACGGAAAATTTGAGCGCATCAGATGTGGAAAGTCATGGTGGAGCTGATAACGagggaaagaaagaagaaaatgcCAAGGGAGAAAATCTTTCAAGTGATGGTATGGTTCAAGATTCGCAAAATTTTACAGAAACACGGAGAGTTGGTTTGGATGGCTTGAACGGGGAGGATCATTTGAAGAGCAACGGCGATCATGAAGAGTTGAAATCAAGTGACCTTAATGATGGGATGATGGAGAAGAATAATTCGTCTAAAAGCGATGAACATATGGATTCTCAGAACCACGATCAAGATAATGATAAATCTACCAATGATTCTGCTCATAGCCAACAGGAACAAGATGAACAGACTCCTACCCAAGGTGAGAAGAGAGATGCGAAGTCtccatccacaacaaccgaaAATTTGGTCATTTCAGAACGAGATTCAAAGGGCTCTGATCATGATAACACAGGAGATGGGCAGAATGATGATTCCAAGAATGCCCCAAACCTACAAAATGATACTGCGACATCGGCTGAAAATGGGAGTCACAATTTGAGTGAGCAACAGAATCTTGATAATGATTCAGAAACAGATGGGAAGGCAACATCGTATAATGACAGTAACGGGGCCGAGCAAGGCCAAAAACCATCCCAAAATTCATCTGATACTTTAAGTACTGTTAATGATGACTCAACTCGAGGCACAGACATGGATGCTGATTCTAGCCATGAGGCTTCTTCGATTCCTCAGGATGAGAAAGAAGCTCGTACGGATCTTGATACTCTTCCAGAGTCGGGATTGGAATCTAAAGATGCCGTTGCTTAGTCGCATTCGTTGCTTATTCTTTGTTCAAGATTCTTAGGTTCCATGTTTTGTTTTCCATTTTTTTCCTCTTATGTTTTCTTTCCTATAATTGCATAGGCGACTGTGGTGACAATGTAATATATGCTACACCCTTTATCCTCTTGCTTTTGATGTCTGTTCAAACAGATTAAAGTATAGTGTTACTGTGAAACTTTGCAATTAACCGAGTAGTTTCTTAATGTTTAAAGTAGACTCGCGTCGATTCACGTACGTGATGTGTGAGCAAGGGAGAATTAAGACAATGATTATATACAAACTTTCAttctaaaaaaatatgattttcttcaTTAAAATGGGTATTGTTTGATGGGTttagttaaaaataaaaaaataaaaaattgaccAAGAAGACTTAGGAACTGTCCCAACAAGCAAATGGGTACATGATTTAAAATGTCATTTATGGATCAGTAAATGCCAATATATACTATAATCCCCGCGTACGTGtatttgtacaatttttttggtaattaatttaaattatattaaaataaaagaaatatcataattctaaaaacTAATGAATATCATACTACAATTTGAAAACTTCACAAAATGCAAAAAATGCAATTTACGTAAATACATAATCATCAAAGGccaaaaaacattaaaaaaaaaaaaaaggtatgTAAATTTCACCAGGCTCGACTTCTATAAGCCTTCGATATTTAGCGACATCATAACAATAGAGAGGGATCTAAAAAAAAACAACTTCGATTATTTTGTAGAAAGGTGTTGAAGAAAATGGTTTCTCGTACATGTCGTGTTCTCGATTCACTTGTGAATATGGAGACAAGTGCACATCGAATTCCTTGACTAGACACTGTGAGGGAAACAAGACAGAGCTTCACAAGGAAAAGCATACCAAATGTTGAAACAGTGCACACTTCAATGCATGATAGGAAAAAAATACACCTCAAATTTTGCTCCAACAATCCCATTTAGGAGATTTAGAATTGTTGTTCTTGAGCAGCCAACAACACATGAATACAATGTATATTATCATTATTGATAACAGAGTTCTCAAAAAGATGGCATAGTTCCCCGTTTCAATTGCTCAAAAAGAAGACAGCCATTCATGATCCTCAGTGATGAGCACCATCTCCGTGTTCCTTACCCTTCTCTGTAGCTGCTCTTAGTTGACGCTGCTCCTCCTTGTAGATTCGGTTTCTACGTTGAAACTgcaataaatgcataaaaattaaATGCATCATTAGGAAAATGAGAGGTGGAGGTGGCCAAAAACCGCCTATCATGGAAATAAACAGTTTCTATAAACCTTATAGTTCAGTTCACAAGTATCTTATATGTTATGATAGAAAAAGTTGGAAAACCAATGCCCATATTGGTCGCCAAGAGTTGTACCTAAGACCGACCAAAACACCAGTTAAAAGCTAATGCTTTAGAAAGGGAAATGCAGAAACAAGGTGAATAACCTCGAGCTATTTAATAGCCAAGCTTCTGTGATTTTGCAACTGGGATTTTGgttcataaataataaaaatagaaaTACAGGCACGTGAAAAGAATTCACCGCCACCACGTGACAACAAGTCATTACACTAATCCCATAGATTTCACCAAATCATATCAAGTCGACACAGATCAATCTCCAATCCAATGAAGGACGCATAAGAATCAAAGGCAATGGACTTGTAGTGTGTTTGGATCCACTGAACTCGTTGAATTAGAATCTGTAAGAAACATATTCACATACGACTTGAAGCAGTTCTGAATTCTAATTACAATTCTCAAAGCTTCATTCCTTGATATACCAAGCACTCTTTTACTGGTTGACCAATGGCATTAAACACCACAATTCAGAAACTTAATCTTGATCGGAAATAAACACAAAAAAACGGCAAAAGTCTAACATAAGTGGGGCGATGGAAATCGAGTTGGAGACCCCAATATATGCACCTTTTAACAGAATCAATACCTGAAATCAAAAGAGTCGGaagcaaaaagaaaataaacctCTTTGGAGTGGTGGAGGCACTCGAAATAGTCTTCACGAAGGAGGGCACAATCCTTGGGCTCGCGACAACGGGACATGCATTCGCTAAAATCCATCCAGAAATCGTAACATCTCCCCTTGTTTCCAGTTATCCCCCAACCAGAAGCCATTTCTTTCAATTTTCCTTGCTAGGGTTCAGTCGACTAGAATAATCTGGGAATTGGACGAATGAAAATGAGAATTAAAATTCATTAATGAAAACTAAcactaatttaatttaaataaaagagtttTGTAACAGTTTTTATACGGATATAGGAATGTTATTTGAGCTAAAAAGGTGTTATTGGCAAATCCATACTTCCCTGTTTcgtttaatttttaaaagatcaaTAGTATTTCAATATATTAGTTAAAAAATTACTATACTGACTTATcaatttgtttaaaaaatatagtGATATTTCTTAATTAGTTCATTTTAACTTGATGTTCTTTGGagaattttttttggaaataatAAGCCACCAATCTCATCATTGCAAGTTAAGAGACGAAAAATGTTTGGTAACCTTTATCTACGTAAGACAACAGATAACCAATTTCACACTCAAAATCAATTGGAAAAAAAAGAGTGATACAATCTCATTTGATAGCTAGTAAAATCATATTTGCAGGTGTCTAGTTGACCAACTGAAAACTTCTCGAGTTGCAGACTACCGAGAGCAACCTTCCTAACTTCATCTTATTCTCGAATAAGGAACAATGTATTAGCATTTCCAACATTCAATCTCACATTATGAGCTGCCCTATTTCACCAATTCAGCATGAAATCGAGCAAAATACAAGATTGACCCAAAACAACCTTAATTAATGGCTTACACCAGCTCGAGTTTTAGATTCAGTCGTGCATGTAGAGATATCATATCACGCTTCaaggatttaattttattacATAAAGTACCACGATTTTCCTCAACTAGGTCATGAACCTCTTTTAACATAATTCTCGAGAGGAAACAGAACCAAAGTCTTGATACGTAAAAATGAATTCTGAGCAGAATTCTGCCCTATCTTCCACTTTGTATCAATCCAAAAGGCAATCTTCAATTAACTCATAGCTAACGTGAATTCCAACAAAACCAGGACAAATCATCGTGAAGTTGAAAGCATGAAATCAGATTAGAGTATCTGTCCAACTCATAAAATCAAGTAGGATACTCAAACACCACACAATCCAACACATAATTCGATTTTGAACTTATTGTAACAAATTTATGGAAGAAAACggataaaaaaaaacaacaaatgCTCAGAAACCAGATTTGAATTGATAATTCTGACCTAGTCCCTTTGCAGTTTTGCAATTGAATTAGGAAAAaatgaaaatgctcaaaatctTCAGGTTCAAATCCACTCTCACCTTGTACGCCGAATGCAATCGCGACGATCAAATCACACTCTAAACTCTCTGttacattttttttctttcttttccttttttttaaaaaaattcctcGGTCACTTCTCTCGGTTCTGGGTCGGGTTTTGTATAATAAGGTTGGCCGTATAAACGGGTTATGGGCCGAATAAATAATAGTAGGCCGCGGCCCTTTCTCTTTGTTTTACCCCCTTGAATTTCtcttatttgtttttaatttttttttagctAATTAGAGTATTCAAaaaaaaaggaatgaaattttgtataataaaataatttgtaaCACCGCCTGAAAAATTAATGCCAATAATTATTTGAGTCTATTTtaataaactaattaaaaaaTTGTACAATTTGATTTTTGAGGTAATACCAACAATAACTTTATTTATAAGGGTTCTTGCGATTCCAAATTTAAATTCTATAAacttataaattatttataaaaaaaaacagcCTTTTCCGTATAAAGCATGAActatattgaataattttttaaaaaaataaagaaatcaaATATCTCTCCTTTTAAATTAGATTTcaacatttaatttattttataaaaaattgttCGAACCACAGACTTTATGCCTGTGTGAATATGCATTCACATCTGATGGGGAAACCTATCAAAATAATAGTGGCGATGGCTGTCGTTTGCATTTTTCTTGAACGACATAGCAACCCAGATGGGCATTAATCACGAGGTACAATCGCATTAGATATCTGGGAAGAAATCTTCTGCTACAAATATTAAAATTGGCTAAAATTCATGAATTGATAAAGGAATTACGAATGGGACTTTCGTAAGATATATCTTATTATGTAGCAGAAGATTTCATCCTATCGAGCCTCGACATCTCAACGTCGTTCCAATGAAACAATACGGGCTAATAATTAGTTCGAGCAGCAGGATCTCAATCCTTGATATGTCAAAGAAAGGAAGGAAGAGAATAACATTTCTTGAATTAAGTGATTCACATGATCAGAGTGGCTGATAAAAGAAGCAAATATTCATTAATTTAACCAAAAAAATTACAAAGAGAAGAAATCTCCATAATAAGAAACTAAGCCTGAAATAAATTAAGGTCGTAATAATATATGTGTGTACTGCATGCCTGGCTCCATTCTGTCTGCCTTTCCAAAGTTTTTCAGGACAAATATTAACCAGTAAACCTCAGAACCCACAAATAACGAGATAAATGGATACTGCTTTCGTCAACTTGAGATGAGATCAGAACTGATAGGAAATGAACATCGAGGGCCTACCGCCTACGAACCCCGGTGGAGAGCTGTTCTCCATGTCAGTGAACGAGGGTGTAGATCGGTCATAATTTATtgagaaaaatgaaaatgaaatatGAGGTAGGAAGGGAAGAGGGCTTTCTTGTGAAAATAGAATTATCTCatgtcctcctcctcctcctcctccgccACGCCGCCGCGGTCAATGAGTTATGACCTCACTTTCTTTGGCGTTGGAGAGTGGGAGGAGGCGGAGGAAATGGAAGACAAAGTTCGCAGTCGCCGTGGAAGGAAAGACGCGTCTACTTCAAATCACGAGCGCCCGGTTTTCTGGTTATTGGGACACGATTCCAAATTTATAATCTATTATATCATATGCCTGCAGTAAATTGCATGTTGATCCCTCTAATTATTCATATAAAATTAAGGATTCTGTGAAATATCAAGTATAAGGGAAAATTActtgtattatttttaaattcatagttaagatatataatatttctTATGCCAATAAACTTTGGTCACTTCTTTAAAGAAGCTAAAAACAAAGAAATATTCAAatgttattaatttattatgattTCGATTTTGGAGCAACTTTATAGTTATGTTGATGCATATCTTTGTGTCCTGAAAGTTATATATTTCTCATATAATAAGCTTTGAGCCTGAGCTctaaaaaatttacttttagtctttacaaaaaaaaatcacattAATGAACATATCATTCCAACTTGTTAACCAAAAGtatttcttttgtatttttaatatgATATTTTGGTTGCATTGTCAATAATCCTTACCTCAAACAAAAAAACACCATTCTTCTCATGATCTGGGCTTTTCCTCGATCTCATCATGGAGTTATTAGGAGCTCTCACCTCATTCGTTTAAGTATCTGAGGATTTCACACACATGGATCGATTTAGATCATGACTCTGTTTTCCACCTATTACGCTACTTGTTGTGTCATGAAAGTCACATATCTCCATAATTGTGTCATATTGTCGTCCACTTTGAGTCTAAGCTCACATGTATTTGCTTTTGGTCTTTACTTAAAAGACCTCATATCAATGAAGATATTCTTCCATCTTCCTAACACATGGTATTCTAATTATATTTCTAAAGTGAGACTTTGATTGCATTCCCAACAACATAAAATACATTCACTACAATAATATGTTGAGATAGGAATTTCTGCTCCCAATACGGAAATGTGTTACTACTTACTATGAAGCAAGAATTGCTCATGTCCTGAGAGAGATAGAAACatgttatatataaaatatttgatttatattataataatcagttataacttttgataaaattaataaacGATGTTCTTACACCAATCGAGACATTTTTTTATTACTTTTCATATTATAGTATTTTTTATCCATAGCTACAAATAATGTTGTACGTACACTTTTGTGGGTGTTGAGACCGTCCTTTCAATATTTGAAATAGGTCGTTTTCTGGTAAGATACAATAACGTTTTC
This Primulina eburnea isolate SZY01 chromosome 2, ASM2296580v1, whole genome shotgun sequence DNA region includes the following protein-coding sequences:
- the LOC140823621 gene encoding uncharacterized protein isoform X2, producing MFRQSPRRNPRNKGFKVKHVLQLCLLLGVGIWLLYQVQHSRDKKESYRENTKVSEKVQDGVDTIKLGRKDLLPKPEEEEEEDPVDEMPKEETSEEKPMNFDDENKLEDRGRVQENTEEGSENRESEETESTNVNDESKINGEEPEKEGNGENNEKEGEEKADVEPDVEEGKVDDSDNERVKIDETYQGGENGKESKGDEGEEKANVEPDIEEGKVDSSENEGPKIDERRNEEKVDEEKVVNEGVGTENKNEESTEHESKSGDKKEENGSGEKHDNEEKDSKERNGKNSAEDIEEHEGNNMIDENKDGSTENLSASDVESHGGADNEGKKEENAKGENLSSDGMVQDSQNFTETRRVGLDGLNGEDHLKSNGDHEELKSSDLNDGMMEKNNSSKSDEHMDSQNHDQDNDKSTNDSAHSQQEQDEQTPTQGEKRDAKSPSTTTENLVISERDSKGSDHDNTGDGQNDDSKNAPNLQNDTATSAENGSHNLSEQQNLDNDSETDGKATSYNDSNGAEQGQKPSQNSSDTLSTVNDDSTRGTDMDADSSHEASSIPQDEKEARTDLDTLPESGLESKDAVA
- the LOC140823621 gene encoding uncharacterized protein isoform X1 produces the protein MFRQSPRRNPRNKGFKVKHVLQLCLLLGVGIWLLYQVQHSRDKKESYRENTKVSEKVQDGVDTIKLGRKDLLPKPEEEEEEDPVDEMPKEETSEEKPMNFDDENKLEDRGRVQENTEEGSENRESEETESTNVNDESKINGEEPESTVRDGEGSKEEGNGENNEKEGEEKADVEPDVEEGKVDDSDNERVKIDETYQGGENGKESKGDEGEEKANVEPDIEEGKVDSSENEGPKIDERRNEEKVDEEKVVNEGVGTENKNEESTEHESKSGDKKEENGSGEKHDNEEKDSKERNGKNSAEDIEEHEGNNMIDENKDGSTENLSASDVESHGGADNEGKKEENAKGENLSSDGMVQDSQNFTETRRVGLDGLNGEDHLKSNGDHEELKSSDLNDGMMEKNNSSKSDEHMDSQNHDQDNDKSTNDSAHSQQEQDEQTPTQGEKRDAKSPSTTTENLVISERDSKGSDHDNTGDGQNDDSKNAPNLQNDTATSAENGSHNLSEQQNLDNDSETDGKATSYNDSNGAEQGQKPSQNSSDTLSTVNDDSTRGTDMDADSSHEASSIPQDEKEARTDLDTLPESGLESKDAVA
- the LOC140823623 gene encoding NADH dehydrogenase [ubiquinone] iron-sulfur protein 5-B, yielding MASGWGITGNKGRCYDFWMDFSECMSRCREPKDCALLREDYFECLHHSKEFQRRNRIYKEEQRQLRAATEKGKEHGDGAHH